One Vanessa cardui chromosome 17, ilVanCard2.1, whole genome shotgun sequence DNA window includes the following coding sequences:
- the LOC124536996 gene encoding uncharacterized protein K02A2.6-like, translated as MFSNSKPFFGNITTFNHQHQDWVTYKSRLQQWFVANDIDGESDKGGLKRRAILLSAFDESTYQLASNLVFPKTLDAVSYVEIVRVLDVHFTPKRCGFAERHHFYAASQRPGESHAQWAARLRGLASHCSFKNLEEALLDKFVMGMLPGTEKEKLFAMEIGELSMAKAVDLAEGVRCARMATTAAGTAEGVSVDPLFKMTKGRTNRSDGDKCSVCGRKNHKSSECRFVNYRCKKCNNKGHLHRMCKKVNYVDSDEVNEGDDGEFFNIRSNNGGPMTETISINNILLKFQIDSGSSVTAISDKTYYSYFNSVTLIPTNKKLISYNGGLIQSLGIARLPVTYNNKTNVLDFYVIQNGGPPLLGRDFISKFNLELSPINGCYHVSSVPESELQSFLKKYSDIFTDELGCFNKYKIKLHLKENAKPVFMKARPVPFALRDKIDKEISRLLQIKVIEPVEFSEYASPIVPVLKHNGTVRLCADYSQTLNKQLLVEKYPLPTIQELFTRLHGGEQFSKLDMSSAYNQFELLDDKHVTCINTHKGLFKFKRLVFGLSSAPAIFQRAMESILSGIDGVLCFLDDILITGKDKVEHWARLKLVFDRLKDSGLTLRKEKCEFFKNEINYLGYIIDKNGIRKSSEKVKAILEAAVPKNLKELQSFLGLINYYRNFVPNASTHLAPLYDLLKKGAKWSWSPQHERAFLEVKTFLTSENVLAHFDSTAKIILTVDASPYGLGAVLSQVGADGLERPVSFASRTLNSAEKKYSQIQKEATAIIFGVRRFHQYLYARSEPFILRTDHKPLISIFGSHRGIPEVSANRLQRYAIFLSAYNYTIEYVKSANNSADFLSRGIRPATAAASTDGAASISPGGTREDAGSVRGWNETATYVNFILEGCLPVTLDQLKHETKNDPVLTQVSDYVFKGWPRKVYDCNLLPYFKCRLQLSLENGILMRGHKVVIPENLRKHILLELHKSHLGIVKTKAEARSRFWFPGIDEAIEKMIGDCSTCISMRQSPPRAPPAPWPYPTQPFNRIHIDFLGPIQNKMFFVIVDAYSKWVECFNMNNNITSGSVISKLCEFMSRFGVPQTIVSDNGTSFTSEEFNAFCKLNGICHLTSPAYHPSSNGQAETYVKIVKKGIKTALLLGENAQDMNNRLLKYLFDYRNSVHSTTGVSPAKLVFGRQLRSILDLLIPHPSPSSPRLNNHVQNKQCLQTKYHGGKLRTNFKPDDVVMFKSFINKNRYVWCKGTIIKQLGKVLYLIKTCEGINVKKHKNQIVLSRNVSKNQLVQPGNSNRSEEENQHRSDVKLASVPSTRTQTKMVLRNIPRVNYKKYF; from the coding sequence atgttttccaaTTCAAAGCcgttttttggaaatataactACATTTAATCATCAGCATCAAGATTGGGTCACATATAAAAGTCGACTCCAGCAGTGGTTCGTGGCAAATGACATCGATGGTGAATCGGACAAAGGAGGTCTTAAAAGGCGCGCCATATTGCTCAGCGCATTCGACGAGAGCACTTATCAACTGGCCAGCAATCTCGTTTTTCCAAAAACTCTTGACGCAGTGAGTTATGTGGAAATTGTACGAGTTTTGGATGTACATTTTACTCCAAAGCGCTGCGGGTTTGCAGAACGTCATCACTTTTACGCGGCGTCGCAGCGACCGGGGGAGTCGCATGCGCAGTGGGCGGCGCGGTTACGAGGTCTAGCGAGCCATTGCAGTTTCAAGAATTTAGAAGAAGCTTTGCTAGACAAATTTGTGATGGGGATGCTTCCGGGTACCGAAAAAGAAAAACTCTTCGCAATGGAAATCGGGGAGTTGTCGATGGCAAAGGCGGTTGACCTGGCGGAGGGCGTGCGGTGTGCACGCATGGCGACTACGGCAGCAGGCACAGCAGAAGGAGTCAGCGTTGACCCTTTGTTTAAAATGACAAAGGGCCGCACCAATCGTAGTGACGGTGATAAGTGTTCCGTGTGTGGTCGAAAGAATCACAAATCTAGTGAGTGTCGCTTTGTAAATTACCGGTGTAAGAAGTGCAATAATAAGGGTCACCTGCACCGAATGTGTAAAAAAGTCAATTACGTAGACTCAGATGAGGTGAACGAGGGTGACGACGGtgagttttttaatattcgcaGTAATAACGGGGGGCCTATGACCGAAACAATatctatcaataatattttattaaaatttcaaattgataGTGGGTCGTCTGTAACCGCTATATcagataaaacttattattcttattttaacagTGTTACTTTAATTCCTACCAACAAAAAGCTTATCAGTTATAACGGAGGCTTAATTCAAAGTTTAGGTATAGCTAGGTTACCAGTGacatacaacaataaaacaaacgtaTTAGATTTCTATGTCATACAAAATGGAGGGCCGCCATTGCTTGGTcgcgattttatttcaaaatttaatttagaattatcaCCAATTAACGGTTGTTATCATGTGTCGTCGGTACCGGAATCGGAAttgcaatcatttttaaaaaaatactcggaTATTTTTACCGACGAATtaggttgttttaataaatataaaataaaattgcacttGAAAGAAAATGCAAAACCAGTTTTTATGAAAGCCAGGCCGGTTCCGTTTGCGTTAAGggataaaatagataaagaaataaGCCGTTTATTGCAGATCAAGGTCATCGAGCCCGTCGAGTTCTCGGAATACGCGTCACCTATTGTGCCGGTGTTAAAACATAACGGTACGGTTCGTCTATGCGCTGATTATTCACAAACGTTAAACAAACAGTTATTAGTGGAGAAATATCCTTTACCGACTATACAAGAACTATTTACACGATTACATGGTGGGgaacaattttcaaaattagacaTGTCTTCAGCGTATAATCAGTTCGAATTGCTAGATGATAAACATGTCACTTGTATAAACACACACAAagggttatttaaatttaaacggctTGTGTTCGGGTTGTCTTCGGCCCCCGCCATATTTCAGAGGGCCATGGAAAGTATTTTATCGGGGATAGATGGCGTACTTTGCTTTTTGGATGATATCCTTATTACAGGAAAAGACAAGGTGGAACATTGGGCTaggttaaaattagttttcgaTAGATTAAAAGATTCGGGCttaactttaagaaaagagaaatgtgaatttttcaaaaatgaaataaattatctcggatatataattgataaaaacggGATAAGGAAATCGTCAGAAAAAGTTAAAGCAATTTTAGAAGCTGCAGtccctaaaaatttaaaagaattacaGTCGTTTttaggtttaattaattattataggaaTTTTGTACCCAATGCATCCACGCACTTAGCCCCTctgtatgatttattaaaaaaaggagcTAAATGGTCGTGGTCCCCGCAACACGAAAGGGCGTTTTTggaagtaaaaacatttttaacttcagAAAACGTATTAGCTCATTTTGATTCAACCGCAAAAATCATATTAACGGTGGACGCTTCACCTTACGGGCTAGGGGCGGTGTTATCGCAGGTCGGAGCCGACGGCTTAGAACGTCCAGTTTCGTTCGCTTCACGAACGCTAAACTCAGCTGAAAAAAAGTATTCTCAAATACAAAAAGAAGCCACGGCTATAATCTTTGGGGTACGCCggtttcatcaatatttatatgctaGATCCGAGCCGTTTATATTAAGAACCGACCACAAGCCGCTTATTTCAATTTTCGGTTCCCATAGGGGTATTCCAGAGGTGTCTGCAAATAGGTTGCAAAGGTATGCAATATTTTTGTCAGCATATAACTACACCATTGAGTATGTCAAAAGCGCCAACAATAGTGCAGATTTCTTATCGCGCGGGATTCGGCCGGCGACAGCAGCGGCGTCGACCGACGGAGCTGCGAGTATTAGTCCGGGAGGAACTCGCGAAGACGCCGGTAGTGTACGTGGATGGAACGAGACGGCTACatacgtcaattttattttagaaggaTGTTTACCGGTGACATTAGATCAGTTAAAACATGAGACTAAAAATGACCCGGTACTCACTCAAGTTAGTGATTATGTCTTTAAGGGTTGGCCTCGGAAAGtttatgattgtaatttattaccatattttaaatgtaggttGCAGTTATCATTAGAAAATGGAATTTTAATGCGGGGGCATAAGGTAGTTATTCCAGAAAATTTACGTAAACACATATTATTAGAATTACACAAGTCACATTTAGGTATAGTAAAAACTAAGGCGGAGGCCCGTTCTAGATTTTGGTTTCCGGGAATTGATGAAGCGATAGAAAAAATGATCGGAGATTGTTCAACATGCATTAGTATGCGGCAATCGCCACCCCGCGCTCCGCCGGCGCCCTGGCCGTATCCGACACAACCATTCAATAGAATTCATATAGATTTCCTTGGACCAATtcagaataaaatgttttttgtaatagttgaTGCTTACAGTAAGTGGGTTGagtgttttaatatgaataacaatataacatcGGGATCGGTTATTAGTAAATTATGTGAATTCATGTCTAGGTTCGGGGTACCTCAAACAATCGTGAGCGATAACGGCACTTCATTTACATCTGAGGAGTTTAatgcattttgtaaattaaacggAATATGTCACTTGACCTCGCCGGCATACCATCCCTCCAGTAACGGCCAAGCAGAGACTTATGTTAAAATAGTGAAAAAGGGCATAAAAACAGCTTTGTTGCTAGGTGAAAATGCGCAAGATATGAATAataggttattaaaatatttattcgactaTCGGAATTCTGTGCATAGTACAACGGGGGTGTCTCCCGCGAAACTGGTATTCGGTCGTCAACTGAGGTCAATACTAGATCTTTTAATTCCTCATCCGTCGCCTTCGTCCCCTCGTCTGAATAATCATGTTCAAAACAAACAGTGCTTGCAGACTAAATATCACGGCGGAAAATTAAGAACTAATTTTAAACCAGACGATGTAGTgatgtttaaatcttttataaataaaaatagatatgtgTGGTGTAAAGGTACTATTATCAAACAGTTGGGTAAAGTGTTATACTTAATAAAGACTTGTGAaggtattaatgttaaaaaacacaaaaatcaaattgttttgTCAAGGAATGTGTCTAAAAACCAACTGGTTCAACCGGGGAACAGTAATCGAAGTGAGGAGGAAAATCAACACCGAAGTGATGTGAAACTTGCATCAGTTCCCTCGACGAGGACGCAAACTAAGATGGTTTTGAGAAATATTCCTAgagtaaactataaaaaatatttttag